In Deinococcus psychrotolerans, a genomic segment contains:
- the mnmE gene encoding tRNA uridine-5-carboxymethylaminomethyl(34) synthesis GTPase MnmE, translated as MTGLSDTIAAIATAPGSAGVGIVRLSGPLALTLADAVFSGRSKPSRSKGGRFLYGAFVDAQGQTLDEGLCLMFRAPHSYTGEDVAELQSHGSPAVLARLLSRVLEVGARPARPGEFTLRAYLGGRLDLTQAEAVLSLVNAQTEAARRQAALGLTGALAARVESIAVSVTRTLSAIQAMLDYPEEGVPEEEREVPLAQAEAELSALIGTARAGQVATRGAKLAILGRPNAGKSSLLNALLGYERSIVTPLAGTTRDYLEAQLELAGVPITLIDTAGLRETTDEIEAAGVRQAERLGQSADLVLRLEDGSAEREPLNLAGEVATILVQTKADLPLCWAAPDAIAVSAVTGQGLPELREAVRSALLGSETRGEAWLTTERQADAARRALTHITAAQHLPDDLASYELEQGLLALAELTGRDVQEDVVDAVFRNFCVGK; from the coding sequence ATGACCGGACTCTCAGACACCATCGCCGCCATCGCCACCGCGCCGGGAAGCGCCGGAGTCGGCATCGTGCGCCTCAGCGGGCCGCTGGCCCTCACGCTGGCCGACGCCGTGTTCAGCGGGCGCAGCAAGCCGAGCCGCAGCAAAGGCGGGCGCTTTTTGTATGGTGCATTTGTAGACGCGCAGGGCCAGACGCTCGACGAAGGTCTGTGCCTGATGTTCCGCGCTCCGCACAGCTACACCGGCGAGGACGTGGCCGAACTCCAATCGCACGGCAGTCCGGCGGTGCTGGCCCGCCTGCTTTCCCGCGTGCTGGAAGTCGGAGCGCGGCCCGCGCGGCCCGGCGAGTTTACTTTGCGGGCTTACCTCGGCGGGCGGCTCGATTTGACCCAGGCCGAGGCGGTGCTCTCGCTGGTCAACGCCCAAACCGAAGCGGCCCGCCGGCAAGCCGCACTCGGCCTGACCGGAGCGCTGGCGGCGCGGGTGGAGAGCATCGCCGTCAGCGTGACCCGCACCCTGTCTGCCATTCAAGCGATGCTGGATTACCCCGAAGAAGGCGTGCCGGAAGAAGAACGCGAAGTGCCGCTGGCACAGGCCGAGGCCGAGCTCAGCGCTTTGATCGGCACCGCCCGCGCCGGACAGGTCGCCACTCGCGGCGCAAAGCTGGCCATCTTGGGCCGCCCCAACGCCGGAAAATCCAGTTTGCTCAATGCCCTCTTGGGCTACGAGCGCAGCATTGTGACGCCGCTGGCCGGCACCACCCGCGATTACCTGGAAGCCCAGCTCGAACTCGCCGGCGTGCCGATCACGCTGATCGACACGGCGGGCCTGCGCGAAACCACCGACGAAATCGAGGCAGCGGGGGTGCGCCAAGCCGAGCGCCTGGGACAGAGCGCCGACTTGGTACTGCGACTCGAAGACGGCAGCGCTGAGCGTGAGCCGCTGAATTTAGCGGGCGAGGTGGCGACGATCTTGGTGCAGACCAAAGCCGATTTGCCGCTTTGTTGGGCAGCGCCTGACGCCATTGCCGTCAGCGCGGTGACTGGGCAGGGCCTGCCGGAACTGCGCGAAGCGGTGCGCTCGGCGCTGCTGGGCAGTGAAACGCGGGGTGAAGCGTGGCTGACCACCGAACGCCAAGCCGACGCCGCCCGCCGCGCCCTGACGCACATTACTGCCGCCCAGCACCTGCCCGACGACTTGGCCAGCTACGAACTCGAACAGGGCCTGCTGGCGCTGGCCGAACTGACCGGACGTGACGTGCAAGAAGACGTGGTGGACGCGGTATTCAGAAATTTTTGCGTGGGCAAGTAG
- a CDS encoding DUF664 domain-containing protein yields the protein MNILRGPPPDTLSAMLGHTEFASAEQITGHLQAKQAATHLPHMPHSIAEIVAHMTQNMEFNLKLIEGRDEKLPGEWLHFTEEELTEEVWNDLVSAFMSVLQQLCDYAEQPEVLEQLIYPATDTEPGWTVGYKLAVNIAVHNAYHLGQIVTLRQGLGAWPE from the coding sequence ATGAATATCTTGCGCGGGCCACCGCCCGACACCCTGAGCGCCATGCTGGGCCACACTGAGTTTGCTTCAGCTGAGCAGATCACCGGTCATTTGCAAGCCAAGCAAGCGGCCACGCATCTGCCGCACATGCCGCATAGCATCGCCGAGATCGTGGCCCACATGACTCAGAACATGGAGTTCAACTTAAAGCTGATTGAAGGGAGAGACGAAAAGCTGCCCGGTGAATGGCTGCATTTTACTGAGGAAGAGCTGACGGAAGAAGTTTGGAACGACTTGGTTAGTGCTTTTATGTCTGTACTTCAACAGCTCTGCGACTATGCCGAGCAGCCCGAAGTCCTTGAACAGTTGATCTATCCGGCCACCGACACCGAACCCGGCTGGACGGTGGGCTACAAGCTGGCGGTGAATATCGCCGTGCATAACGCCTACCACCTCGGCCAAATCGTGACCTTGCGCCAAGGGCTCGGCGCTTGGCCAGAATGA
- a CDS encoding type IV pilus twitching motility protein PilT, with the protein MNLDELLRQMLSRRVSDVHLQAGSPPTGRIDGQLVQFGTQVLMPPETQALAQSILSPDQWEEFEYRNELDTAYSVRGMGRFRCNVFRQRGAVGIVMRVVGDSIPNFESLGLPVEVLRSFSEMSRGLILITGPTGSGKSTTMASMVDHINRNFAYNIITIEDPIEILHRNQRSIVAQREIGSDTRDFRTALKFAMRQDPDVILIGEMRDKETVEAALTAAQTGHLVLSTLHTLDAMRTINRIIDFFAPYERDQIRVLLAESLVGVVSQRLLRRADGVGRVLGHEVLINTPLIAEFIRDESRTHEIKDALVEDNIRGMHTFDQTLLELYRSQMITLEEASDNASSPSEFKVMVTRSGMR; encoded by the coding sequence GTGAATCTCGACGAATTGCTGCGGCAAATGCTGTCGCGCCGCGTCAGCGACGTGCATTTGCAAGCGGGCAGCCCGCCGACAGGCCGAATCGACGGTCAATTGGTGCAGTTCGGCACCCAGGTGCTGATGCCGCCGGAAACGCAGGCGCTGGCCCAGAGCATTCTCAGCCCCGATCAGTGGGAGGAGTTCGAGTACCGCAACGAACTCGACACCGCCTACAGCGTGCGCGGCATGGGCCGCTTCCGCTGCAACGTGTTTCGTCAGCGCGGCGCGGTAGGCATCGTGATGCGGGTGGTCGGTGACAGCATTCCCAACTTCGAGTCCTTGGGCTTGCCGGTAGAGGTGCTGCGGAGTTTTTCGGAGATGTCACGCGGCCTGATTCTCATCACTGGGCCGACCGGATCGGGCAAGAGCACCACGATGGCCAGCATGGTTGATCACATCAACCGCAACTTTGCCTACAACATCATCACCATCGAAGACCCGATTGAGATTTTGCACCGCAACCAGCGCAGCATCGTGGCCCAGCGCGAAATCGGCTCGGACACCCGCGACTTTCGCACCGCCCTCAAATTCGCCATGCGCCAAGACCCCGACGTCATCCTCATCGGCGAGATGCGCGACAAGGAAACGGTGGAAGCCGCCCTGACCGCCGCCCAAACCGGACACTTGGTGCTCTCTACCCTGCACACCTTGGACGCTATGCGAACCATCAACCGCATCATCGACTTTTTTGCGCCGTATGAGCGCGACCAGATTCGGGTGCTGCTGGCCGAATCGCTGGTGGGCGTGGTCAGTCAGCGCCTGCTGCGGCGGGCCGACGGCGTGGGCCGGGTGCTGGGCCACGAAGTGCTGATCAACACACCACTCATCGCCGAATTTATCCGCGACGAAAGCCGCACCCACGAAATCAAAGACGCCTTGGTCGAAGACAACATCCGTGGGATGCACACCTTCGATCAAACTCTGCTGGAGCTGTACCGCAGCCAGATGATCACGCTGGAGGAAGCCAGCGACAACGCCAGCAGCCCCAGCGAGTTTAAGGTGATGGTCACGCGCTCCGGGATGCGCTGA
- the panC gene encoding pantoate--beta-alanine ligase has protein sequence MQLVHSPAELLSVLRKDQTGTPESLGLVPTMGALHAGHTELIRRARAENTRVVLSLFVNPLQFGPHEDFAAYPRDLAGDARIAEDAGVDILFAPPVSQMYSSGFASRVSVEGVSEGFDGASRPGHFTGVATVVLKLLNLVQPTRAYFGEKDWQQLAVVRRMVRDLNVPVEIVGVPTVRSALPHETGLALSSRNTYLSAEQRSRAAVLSRALRAAQALYAAGERRSKALLAAASAELASESGLTLDYLALVDGDMNEREWVDNEGVSAESLAEYRLLVAARLFGVRLIDNMPLISADALTAAL, from the coding sequence ATGCAACTCGTCCACTCGCCCGCCGAGCTTCTCAGCGTCCTGCGGAAAGATCAAACCGGCACTCCCGAGTCGCTCGGCTTGGTGCCGACCATGGGAGCGCTCCACGCTGGACACACCGAACTCATTCGCCGCGCCCGCGCCGAGAACACCCGCGTGGTGCTGAGCCTTTTTGTCAATCCCTTGCAGTTCGGCCCGCACGAAGACTTTGCCGCTTATCCCCGCGACCTCGCGGGCGACGCGCGGATAGCCGAGGACGCCGGGGTGGACATTTTGTTTGCGCCGCCAGTAAGCCAGATGTACTCCTCCGGTTTTGCTTCGCGGGTCAGCGTGGAGGGGGTCTCGGAGGGCTTTGACGGTGCGTCGCGGCCCGGTCACTTTACGGGAGTGGCGACGGTGGTGCTCAAGCTGCTCAACCTGGTGCAGCCGACCCGGGCTTACTTCGGCGAAAAAGACTGGCAGCAACTCGCGGTGGTGCGCCGGATGGTGCGCGATTTGAATGTGCCGGTGGAGATCGTGGGCGTGCCGACGGTGCGCTCGGCGTTGCCGCATGAAACGGGACTGGCGCTCAGCAGCCGCAACACCTACCTGAGCGCCGAGCAGCGATCCCGGGCCGCCGTGCTTTCCCGGGCGCTCAGGGCTGCCCAAGCCCTTTACGCGGCGGGTGAGCGGCGCAGCAAAGCGCTCCTCGCTGCCGCCAGCGCCGAACTGGCGAGCGAAAGCGGCTTGACGCTGGATTACTTGGCCTTGGTGGACGGTGACATGAATGAGAGAGAATGGGTGGATAATGAGGGAGTGTCTGCCGAGTCTTTAGCTGAATACCGCTTGTTGGTGGCCGCCCGCCTGTTTGGTGTGCGCCTGATTGACAATATGCCGCTCATTTCCGCCGACGCGCTCACGGCAGCGCTGTGA
- a CDS encoding phage holin family protein: MLNAFLKFLISALALYLVTRLYSGVSFEPGTTWLGVLIAALVMGVINALIRPILLLLTLPINVLTLGLFTLVINALMLMLVAALSPLNVSGFGGAFVGAIILTVLNWLIDLVMPEKLER, translated from the coding sequence ATGCTGAATGCCTTTCTTAAGTTCTTGATCAGTGCGCTGGCGCTTTATTTGGTCACGAGGCTTTACAGCGGCGTGTCGTTTGAACCCGGCACCACTTGGCTGGGGGTGCTGATCGCTGCGCTGGTGATGGGTGTGATCAACGCCTTGATCCGCCCAATTTTGCTGCTGCTCACCTTGCCGATCAATGTGTTGACGCTGGGCCTGTTTACTTTGGTCATCAACGCCCTGATGCTGATGTTGGTCGCCGCCCTGAGCCCGCTCAATGTCAGCGGCTTCGGGGGCGCGTTCGTGGGGGCCATCATCTTGACGGTGCTCAACTGGCTCATCGATTTGGTGATGCCGGAAAAGCTTGAGCGCTAA
- a CDS encoding acyl-CoA thioesterase: protein MSAPLTDLSAEQAAHTLRTHTLRVCVQPEDIDELNHVNNVVYLVWCELAARAHSDRVGMTLPRLMKLGAVAVARRHDITYHIPALLGDEVEVWTNLVSSQGIRARREYTLTRVSDQKRLAECFTDWVWVDPVSGRPKRPNPEIVEAFGF, encoded by the coding sequence GTGAGTGCGCCGCTCACCGACCTCAGCGCTGAGCAAGCCGCCCACACCCTGCGAACCCACACCCTGCGCGTCTGCGTGCAGCCGGAAGACATCGACGAACTCAATCACGTCAACAACGTGGTGTATCTGGTGTGGTGCGAACTGGCCGCCCGCGCTCACTCCGACAGGGTCGGCATGACTCTGCCGCGCTTAATGAAACTCGGCGCGGTGGCGGTGGCGCGGCGGCACGACATCACTTACCACATTCCGGCCCTGCTCGGCGACGAAGTGGAAGTCTGGACGAATCTGGTGTCCAGCCAGGGCATTCGGGCGCGGCGCGAGTACACCCTGACCCGCGTCAGCGACCAAAAGCGCCTCGCCGAGTGCTTCACCGATTGGGTCTGGGTCGATCCGGTATCGGGCAGGCCCAAACGGCCCAACCCAGAAATCGTGGAAGCTTTCGGGTTCTAG
- a CDS encoding 4a-hydroxytetrahydrobiopterin dehydratase translates to MTSDAPKPEQGRPERLSEGDVLDHKPEGWWGDHGLIYRLFEFETYQAGMDFAVRVAELAEAQNHHPVITVMFKKVKITYSTHETGSFISGVTQLDLDGAEAVNSLFAVEGASTPYLKAPPPGAADQG, encoded by the coding sequence ATGACTTCAGATGCTCCCAAACCCGAACAAGGAAGGCCCGAACGCCTCAGCGAAGGCGACGTTCTCGACCACAAACCTGAAGGCTGGTGGGGCGATCACGGGCTGATCTACCGGCTGTTTGAATTTGAAACCTACCAAGCGGGCATGGACTTCGCCGTGCGGGTGGCAGAACTCGCCGAAGCGCAAAACCACCACCCGGTCATCACGGTGATGTTCAAAAAAGTCAAGATCACTTACTCCACCCACGAAACGGGCAGCTTCATCAGCGGCGTCACTCAGCTCGATCTGGACGGCGCGGAAGCGGTCAACAGTTTGTTTGCGGTGGAGGGCGCTTCGACGCCGTATCTGAAAGCGCCGCCCCCGGGTGCAGCGGATCAGGGGTGA
- the gltX gene encoding glutamate--tRNA ligase, translating into MSAQMATSPVVTRIAPSPTGDPHIGTAYQALFNAVFARQHGGKFVVRLEDTDRSRYNAASEGRILDMLDWLGGVWDGLKSDASPRKEDEFGPYIQSKRAELHRTYAEQLLESGAAYRAFDTPEELDERRKAAEARKDSFLGYDRRDRSLSREESERRAENGEAFVIRLAAPTEGQTVVRDRLRGDVVFNNAELDDKVLLKRDGFPTYHLAAMVDDHLMGVTHVIRAEEWLTSTPVHKLILQGLGWNEPEWIHTPWLLSKGGKKYSKRRGDPSVEDFRKMGILPEALLNYLGMMGWSMPSGEDGAAQEVFSPAEMVEHFTWERVSLGGSTFDLDKLRWLNGKYIREVLSLDDVTQRLHAFGTEQGYTEGIANNAYFHAVAAMMLPRFETLAEFWEKTPYFFTEDYSINDKAAKLIADGRELLPKLQATLTALPDFAHDTTDAALRGLAETEGLKAGKVMQPLRAAIAGTSESPGLFEMLEALGKERVLRRLERVMEGQ; encoded by the coding sequence ATGTCTGCTCAAATGGCCACTTCCCCGGTAGTGACGCGCATCGCGCCCAGTCCCACCGGCGATCCGCACATCGGCACCGCTTACCAAGCCCTCTTCAACGCGGTGTTTGCCCGTCAGCACGGCGGCAAATTCGTGGTGCGCCTAGAAGATACTGATCGGAGCCGCTACAACGCCGCTTCCGAAGGCCGCATTCTGGATATGCTCGATTGGCTCGGCGGCGTCTGGGACGGCCTTAAGTCGGACGCTAGCCCCAGAAAGGAAGATGAATTCGGCCCGTATATCCAGTCGAAGCGGGCCGAGTTGCACCGAACGTACGCCGAGCAACTGCTGGAGAGCGGCGCGGCGTACCGGGCCTTCGATACCCCTGAAGAGCTCGACGAGCGCCGCAAAGCTGCCGAAGCCCGCAAAGACAGTTTTCTGGGCTATGACCGGCGTGACCGCTCACTCAGCCGCGAGGAATCGGAGCGCCGCGCTGAGAATGGAGAGGCGTTCGTGATTCGGCTGGCCGCGCCGACGGAGGGCCAAACGGTGGTGCGTGATCGCCTACGCGGCGATGTGGTCTTCAACAATGCTGAGCTGGACGACAAAGTGCTGCTCAAACGCGACGGCTTTCCGACGTATCACCTCGCGGCGATGGTGGACGATCACCTGATGGGCGTCACGCACGTTATCCGCGCCGAGGAGTGGCTGACCAGCACCCCGGTGCACAAGCTGATTTTGCAGGGGCTGGGCTGGAATGAGCCGGAGTGGATTCACACCCCCTGGCTGCTCTCCAAAGGCGGCAAAAAGTACAGCAAGCGTCGGGGCGATCCCAGCGTCGAGGACTTCCGCAAGATGGGTATTTTGCCCGAAGCCCTGCTCAATTACCTCGGCATGATGGGCTGGAGCATGCCCAGCGGCGAAGACGGTGCGGCGCAGGAAGTTTTCTCGCCTGCCGAGATGGTGGAGCACTTCACTTGGGAGCGGGTGTCTCTGGGCGGCTCGACTTTCGACCTCGACAAGCTGCGCTGGCTCAACGGCAAATACATCCGCGAGGTGCTGAGCTTGGACGACGTGACGCAGCGTTTGCACGCTTTCGGCACCGAGCAGGGCTACACGGAAGGCATTGCCAACAACGCTTACTTTCATGCGGTGGCCGCTATGATGCTGCCGCGCTTTGAAACTTTGGCCGAGTTCTGGGAAAAAACGCCGTATTTCTTTACCGAGGATTACAGCATCAACGACAAGGCCGCCAAGCTGATTGCCGATGGGCGCGAACTCTTGCCCAAGCTGCAAGCCACCTTGACGGCGCTGCCGGATTTCGCCCATGACACCACCGACGCCGCGCTGCGCGGGCTGGCCGAAACCGAGGGCCTGAAAGCGGGCAAGGTGATGCAGCCGCTGCGGGCCGCCATTGCCGGAACCAGCGAAAGCCCCGGCCTGTTTGAAATGCTCGAAGCGCTGGGCAAGGAGCGGGTGCTGAGGCGGCTGGAGCGGGTGATGGAAGGCCAGTGA
- a CDS encoding peroxiredoxin family protein has product MGLKIKIQRTGNGGDTSSPSLWTVLTSGLLARKWLGRAAPRLPQLPLEPARNTLLYFRTRGCTVCGLIDMQVAAACHQSGVDLLIVDRYTKSDAPEDQTIYAQRGNILDFGGPINTAYQIGTYPSLVLINSEGKIVLKDVGNRAKPDIYGEYLKNKFAVLLG; this is encoded by the coding sequence ATGGGCCTCAAAATCAAGATTCAGCGGACTGGCAACGGCGGCGACACCTCAAGCCCAAGTCTGTGGACAGTGCTGACTTCCGGTTTGTTGGCCCGAAAATGGCTGGGCAGGGCCGCGCCGAGGCTGCCGCAGCTTCCGCTGGAGCCTGCCCGCAACACCCTGCTTTATTTCCGCACGCGGGGCTGCACGGTTTGCGGTTTGATCGATATGCAGGTGGCGGCAGCTTGTCATCAGTCAGGCGTGGATCTGCTCATCGTGGACAGGTACACCAAGTCGGACGCCCCCGAAGACCAAACCATCTACGCTCAGCGCGGCAACATCTTGGATTTCGGCGGGCCAATCAACACCGCTTACCAAATCGGGACGTATCCGTCACTTGTGCTGATCAATTCGGAAGGCAAGATTGTGCTCAAAGATGTGGGCAACCGGGCCAAGCCGGACATTTACGGTGAATATTTGAAAAATAAGTTTGCCGTGCTGCTGGGCTAA
- a CDS encoding metallophosphoesterase, giving the protein MSETLWVVGDIHGALSKLKLLLLRSGLTDFDGSWRGGAAHLVFLGDYLDRGEDGAGVLRLIRTLQRQALLAGGRVDALLGNHEVMFLAAMLFRQKDPRDEHGFYEYWHSNGGQPRDMTLIEPGDLGWLSERPAMLRVGPWLMQHADSAMYLKLAPSIPEVNAAVASKLQSTEPRVWQEFLSAFAARFAFAGQDGAPLIQRVLSTFGAERIVHGHTPINLLLGTSGEEPGAPLPYASRLCLDIDSAMAYIPGAGFMTRLDNEGIAEVVPYPPLSFAR; this is encoded by the coding sequence ATGTCCGAGACCCTCTGGGTGGTGGGAGACATTCACGGCGCACTCAGCAAGCTCAAGCTGCTGCTGCTGCGCTCTGGCCTGACCGATTTTGACGGCTCATGGCGCGGGGGCGCGGCGCACCTGGTCTTTCTGGGCGATTACCTCGACCGGGGCGAAGACGGCGCGGGCGTACTGCGCCTGATACGTACTTTGCAGCGCCAAGCCTTGCTGGCCGGCGGGCGGGTCGACGCGCTGCTCGGCAACCATGAAGTGATGTTTTTGGCGGCCATGCTGTTTCGGCAAAAAGACCCGAGGGACGAACACGGCTTTTACGAGTACTGGCACAGCAACGGCGGTCAGCCGCGCGACATGACCTTAATCGAACCCGGCGACCTCGGCTGGCTCTCGGAGCGCCCCGCCATGCTGCGGGTCGGGCCGTGGCTGATGCAGCACGCCGACAGCGCCATGTATCTCAAGCTGGCTCCCAGCATTCCTGAGGTCAATGCGGCGGTGGCCAGCAAACTTCAGTCCACGGAGCCCAGAGTCTGGCAGGAGTTTCTCAGCGCCTTTGCCGCCCGCTTCGCCTTCGCGGGCCAAGACGGCGCACCCCTGATTCAGCGGGTACTCAGCACCTTTGGCGCGGAACGCATCGTGCACGGACACACGCCCATCAATTTGCTGCTCGGCACTTCCGGCGAAGAACCGGGTGCGCCGCTGCCTTACGCTTCCCGCCTGTGCCTAGACATCGACAGCGCCATGGCCTACATCCCCGGCGCGGGCTTCATGACCCGCCTCGATAATGAGGGCATCGCCGAAGTGGTGCCTTACCCGCCGCTGAGTTTTGCGCGGTGA
- the hspR gene encoding heat shock protein transcriptional repressor HspR, fused homodimer type, whose protein sequence is MASDTKQRPVYVISIAAELVDMHPQTLRLYERKGLIRPGRTSGKTRLYSERDIEHLREIRRLTQELGVNLAGVEEVMRLQHELDDMQDELEQEIERIENEIRAQVAQPLPALGQTLDSKDRPVYVISIAAELVDMHPQTLRLYERKGLIRPGRSSGKTRLYSERDIDHLREIRRLTQELGVNLAGVEEIMRLRFELDANRGRLENRIADIQQDITERMTRWRELPAPPHSHSEADDTSE, encoded by the coding sequence ATGGCCTCCGACACCAAGCAACGCCCCGTCTACGTCATCAGCATTGCCGCTGAATTGGTGGATATGCACCCACAGACCTTGCGCTTGTATGAGCGCAAGGGCCTGATTCGTCCGGGACGCACCAGCGGTAAAACGCGGCTGTATTCCGAGCGCGACATCGAGCATTTGCGCGAAATTCGGCGGCTGACGCAGGAGTTGGGCGTCAACTTGGCGGGCGTGGAAGAAGTCATGCGGCTGCAACACGAACTCGACGACATGCAAGACGAGCTGGAGCAAGAGATCGAGCGAATCGAAAACGAGATTCGCGCTCAGGTCGCTCAGCCGCTGCCGGCGCTGGGGCAAACGCTCGATTCCAAAGACCGGCCCGTGTATGTGATCAGCATTGCTGCCGAGCTGGTGGACATGCACCCGCAGACTCTGCGCTTATATGAACGCAAGGGCCTGATTCGTCCAGGACGCAGCAGCGGCAAGACCCGGCTGTATTCGGAGCGCGACATAGACCACTTGCGCGAAATCCGGCGACTGACTCAGGAATTAGGCGTTAATCTGGCAGGCGTGGAAGAAATCATGCGTCTGAGATTTGAACTTGACGCCAACCGGGGCCGCCTGGAAAACCGGATTGCCGATATCCAGCAAGACATCACTGAGCGGATGACCCGGTGGCGCGAACTGCCCGCCCCGCCCCACAGCCACTCGGAGGCGGACGACACCAGTGAGTGA